The Rhodothermales bacterium genomic sequence CCTGTAGAAAGCATTGGACGCTTCTGCCGTGGAGAAACCGGCATATTGCCGGATGGTCCACGGGCGGCCTGTGTACATGCTCGGATACGGGCCCCTCAGAAACGGGGGGATACCGGGTGGTGTCCACCATGCACCCTGCTCCATGCCGGGGATATCCGAAAGATCAATGCCTTCTGCCGTTGCTGATTTCATGGGGATGTCCTCAGGATTGCGGACGGTTTGTGCGGGAAGCCCACCAGGCTTGGTCACGTGCCCTGAGTCGTTCCACTGAAGGGAGGATCAGCAGCGCCTGCAGGCTGGACGCACCGGTAGCGTCGAAGTCCTGCACCCGCTTCTCCACGGCATCGACCAGCCTGCCCACGGCCGTGTCCAGCAGGAGGGACCCGGCCGTGGGGTCGGGAATCTGGTTTGCGTAGGATTCTTCGCGAAGCATCCGGCCTATATTCGCGGCGAGTCGTGCGGATTCGGGGTCCGAAAAGCCGTTTAACGGGGCGTTGTTCGGCAGGATGCATACGTGATCGGCCGTACCCCAGACTGCGGCCACGGTTTGCAGTGTCGTTCGGATGCCGTTCGAAGCGACGTCTTCGACGGAAAGGTCCTTCACGTCACCGATGGCCCACAGCTCAGCGTCGGATTGCAGGACACGAAAGGCACGCAACTTTGCCGTTTCCAGCAGAAACGACGTGGATACCGAAAAGAGCACGCGGTGTGGTGAAGACGCCGTTGCCCGTCGAAGCCCCCAGGAAGCCAGCGCCAATTCGTTCACAGGACCGAACCCGTTCGATCGCAGGAGTGTTGCGTCCACACTGAAGGACGAACGGTCCGGCAGCGGAAGGACGTCCGATCCGATGGTGCCCACTCCGTCGGCTCCGTCCCAACGGATGACGATGGACCACGGTTGATCCCGTCGTGCGTATCCTTGGCCCTCCGCCTTGGAGAGCACGGCAGGAAGCTGGATTTCAGCATCGAATTCGATCATGACCGGAATGTGCGGGTAAGTTCGAAGAGCGCCACGGCAACGGCTACGCTTACGTTCAAAGACTGTTTTGCACCGTACTGTGGAATTTCGATGGCCAGGTCACACAAATCCAGCAGGGCCTGGGGAATACCGTCCACTTCGTTGCCGGCCAGCAGAAGGATGGGTCGCGTCAGGACGGGGAGATCCCGGATGTCCACGGAGACGTCCGTGAGCTCGAGTGCGGCAACCGTGACACCGGTTTCCATGCATCGGGTGAGTTCCTGGTGCACATCGGCAACGCGTCTCCAGGGCACCGTGGCCTCGGCGCCCAGGGCCGTCTTGTGCACTTTCTTGTCATCGGGATCCGGCGTGTAGCCGGACAGAAGCACTTCACCGATCCTGAACGCATCTGCCGTCCGGAAGACAGAACCAACATTGTGGGCGGATCGTACGTCGTGCAAGAGTACGGAGACCGGACGTCGTTCCAGGTGTCGCAATTCGTCCGCCGCAGGCCGGGGTATCGCATGGTGTGCAAGCTTTTTCATACCCGGAAACTACGCCCTGCATCCCAATTCATTCAGGAGTCATTCCATGATCATTGCCATTGACGGCCCGTCCGGCAGCGGGAAGAGTTCCACGGCACGGGCGGTTTCCGAGCGATTGGGTGCCTTGTTCATGGATACCGGTGCAATGTACCGGGCAGCGGCGCTTCACCTGGTGGGTAAAGGGGTCTCTGAAGATGACGATGTGCGCGCGGCCGACCTGGCCGACATGGAGCTCGATCTGTCGGTCGTAGACGGTAAGCCGGTCATCCGGTTGAACGGGAGGGACGTGTCGTCCCGGATCCGGGATGCCGATGTGACCCGGTTGTCGTCGGTTTTCTCGTCCCGGCCGGAAGTCCGGAACGCCATGGTCGCCCAACAGCGGGTCGTGGCGGCCAGACATGTGCAATCCGGTGGCACCGTGGTCATGGAGGGTCGGGATATCGGGACCGTCGTATTTCCGGATGCGGACCTGAAGTTCTACATGGACGCGGATGCGCGGATCAGGGCACAGCGCCGGGCCGCGGAACTCCGCGGCAGGGGTGAACGGGTTTCGGAAGATGCGCTCCTGGAAGAAATGCTCGTCCGGGATCGCCGCGATTCGGAGCGTGCCCACTCTCCGCTCCGGCGCGCAGACGATGCGTTGGTGCTGGATACGTCCAACCTGTCGTTTGAAGATCAGGTGGAATTCATTCTGGAGCAGGTTCGAGGGAACGAAG encodes the following:
- a CDS encoding TrmH family RNA methyltransferase, which translates into the protein MKKLAHHAIPRPAADELRHLERRPVSVLLHDVRSAHNVGSVFRTADAFRIGEVLLSGYTPDPDDKKVHKTALGAEATVPWRRVADVHQELTRCMETGVTVAALELTDVSVDIRDLPVLTRPILLLAGNEVDGIPQALLDLCDLAIEIPQYGAKQSLNVSVAVAVALFELTRTFRS
- a CDS encoding methylmalonyl-CoA mutase family protein, translated to MIEFDAEIQLPAVLSKAEGQGYARRDQPWSIVIRWDGADGVGTIGSDVLPLPDRSSFSVDATLLRSNGFGPVNELALASWGLRRATASSPHRVLFSVSTSFLLETAKLRAFRVLQSDAELWAIGDVKDLSVEDVASNGIRTTLQTVAAVWGTADHVCILPNNAPLNGFSDPESARLAANIGRMLREESYANQIPDPTAGSLLLDTAVGRLVDAVEKRVQDFDATGASSLQALLILPSVERLRARDQAWWASRTNRPQS
- the cmk gene encoding (d)CMP kinase, which encodes MIIAIDGPSGSGKSSTARAVSERLGALFMDTGAMYRAAALHLVGKGVSEDDDVRAADLADMELDLSVVDGKPVIRLNGRDVSSRIRDADVTRLSSVFSSRPEVRNAMVAQQRVVAARHVQSGGTVVMEGRDIGTVVFPDADLKFYMDADARIRAQRRAAELRGRGERVSEDALLEEMLVRDRRDSERAHSPLRRADDALVLDTSNLSFEDQVEFILEQVRGNEAV